The Terracoccus luteus genome includes a region encoding these proteins:
- the recN gene encoding DNA repair protein RecN gives MFTQMRIRGVGVIDDAVLELSPGLNVVTGETGAGKTMVVSGLGLLLGERADSGLVRTGRESASVEGVLELASTHPALARADEAGAEHDDGELVVARTLTAAGRSRAHVGGRTAPVGVLADLGRLLVAVHGQADQWRLKQGDAHREVLDDYAGSDVLTLRERVRTSYDGWRTLKAEHEALVAQARERARDIDALTASLEEIEAVDPQPAEDVALRAEDERLAHADTLRLAAAGALELLSGDDLAGESRADVRELLAGARAALAPGTEHDEQLRQLDERLHEVGTLVTELAADLSAYVTDVELDPGRLEFVQQRRATLAGLTRKYGDTVDEVLEWSGRAAARLDGLVTADGSVDALGDRVGTAEAELGEAVAALSQARSEAARHFGDDVCAELAHLSMGRAQVVVEVRPRLDPDGVACPDGSRVRVSPTGADDVEILMAANPGASPRSIARSASGGELSRVMLALEVVGAARGGADGPPTFVFDEVDAGVGGRAAVDVGARLARLARQSQVIVVTHLAQVAAFADRHLVVHKSDDGAVTSSDVTVVDGDERLRELSRMMGGDPDSDAGLAHARDLLAQAAQTATEAGALSTKATKATKATTSGRATATRAAGRATGTKRAGGRAVRVAGA, from the coding sequence GTGTTCACCCAGATGCGCATCCGCGGGGTCGGCGTCATCGACGACGCGGTGCTCGAGCTGAGCCCGGGGCTCAACGTCGTCACGGGCGAGACCGGCGCGGGCAAGACGATGGTCGTCTCCGGTCTCGGTCTGCTGCTCGGCGAGCGGGCCGACAGCGGTCTCGTGCGCACCGGTCGCGAGAGCGCCAGCGTCGAGGGGGTCCTTGAGCTGGCCTCGACCCACCCGGCCCTCGCACGCGCCGACGAGGCGGGGGCCGAGCACGACGACGGCGAGCTCGTCGTCGCCCGCACACTGACGGCCGCCGGCCGCTCCCGCGCCCACGTCGGCGGTCGCACCGCACCCGTCGGCGTGCTCGCCGACCTCGGCCGTCTGCTCGTCGCCGTGCACGGGCAGGCCGACCAGTGGCGCCTCAAGCAGGGCGACGCGCACCGCGAGGTGCTCGACGACTACGCCGGGTCCGACGTGCTCACGCTGCGCGAGCGGGTGCGCACGTCGTACGACGGCTGGCGGACGCTGAAGGCCGAGCACGAGGCCCTCGTCGCCCAGGCCCGCGAGCGTGCCCGTGACATCGACGCCCTCACCGCCTCCCTCGAGGAGATCGAGGCCGTCGACCCGCAGCCCGCGGAGGACGTCGCCCTGCGCGCCGAGGACGAGCGCCTCGCCCACGCCGACACCCTGCGCCTCGCCGCCGCGGGCGCGCTCGAGCTGCTCAGCGGCGACGACCTGGCGGGGGAGTCGCGGGCCGACGTCCGCGAGCTGCTCGCCGGGGCGCGGGCGGCGCTCGCCCCCGGGACCGAGCACGACGAGCAGCTGCGCCAGCTCGACGAGCGCCTCCACGAGGTGGGCACCCTCGTCACCGAGCTCGCCGCCGACCTGTCCGCGTACGTGACGGACGTCGAGCTCGACCCGGGACGGCTCGAGTTCGTGCAGCAGCGACGGGCCACGCTGGCCGGCCTGACCCGCAAGTACGGCGACACCGTCGACGAGGTGCTCGAGTGGTCCGGCCGGGCCGCCGCCCGCCTCGACGGCCTCGTCACGGCCGACGGCAGCGTCGACGCACTGGGCGACCGGGTCGGTACCGCCGAGGCCGAGCTCGGCGAGGCCGTGGCGGCGCTGTCGCAGGCCCGCTCCGAGGCCGCCCGCCACTTCGGCGACGACGTCTGCGCCGAGCTGGCACACCTGTCGATGGGGCGCGCACAGGTCGTCGTCGAGGTGCGGCCACGCCTCGACCCCGACGGGGTGGCGTGCCCCGACGGCTCCCGGGTGCGCGTGTCGCCCACCGGCGCCGACGACGTCGAGATCCTCATGGCCGCCAACCCGGGGGCCAGCCCCCGCAGCATCGCCCGGTCGGCCTCGGGCGGTGAGCTGTCGCGCGTCATGCTCGCCCTCGAGGTGGTCGGGGCCGCCCGTGGTGGCGCCGACGGGCCGCCGACGTTCGTCTTCGACGAGGTGGACGCCGGGGTCGGGGGCCGCGCCGCCGTCGACGTCGGTGCCCGGCTGGCCCGGCTGGCCCGGCAGTCGCAGGTCATCGTCGTGACCCACCTCGCCCAGGTCGCCGCCTTCGCCGACCGGCACCTCGTCGTGCACAAGTCCGACGACGGGGCGGTCACCTCGAGCGACGTCACGGTCGTCGACGGCGACGAGCGGCTGCGCGAGCTGTCGCGGATGATGGGTGGCGACCCCGACTCCGACGCCGGCCTCGCCCACGCCCGCGACCTCCTCGCCCAGGCTGCCCAGACGGCCACCGAGGCCGGTGCGTTGTCGACGAAGGCCACCAAGGCCACCAAGGCCACCACGTCGGGCAGGGCCACGGCCACGCGTGCGGCCGGCCGGGCAACCGGCACGAAGCGGGCGGGCGGGCGCGCGGTCCGCGTCGCCGGGGCATGA
- a CDS encoding NAD kinase, whose protein sequence is MTRRILLVAHPRRPEAIAVARGVIERLTALGIEVSLQADEAQALDLTRSSRVHIAADDSAPEALVAEGCDLVVVLGGDGTILRGAEFARSVDVPLLGVNLGHVGFLAEAERDDLGATVEHIARNQYEVDERMTLEVTVRRGEEIVASSWALNEMSVEKASRERMLRTTLEVDGRPLSSWGCDGIIVSTPTGSTAYAFSAGGPVVWPQVEAILVVPNSAHALFARPLVLGPDTHLAIEIEEDNDGTGVLWCDGRRHVDLAPGARVEVRRSERPIRFARLSSAPFADRLVAKFHLSVEGWRGTGSATLD, encoded by the coding sequence TCATCGAGCGCCTCACCGCGCTCGGCATCGAGGTCTCGCTCCAGGCCGACGAGGCGCAGGCCCTCGACCTCACCCGTTCCTCACGCGTGCACATCGCCGCCGACGACAGCGCCCCCGAGGCGCTCGTCGCCGAGGGCTGCGACCTCGTCGTCGTGCTCGGCGGCGACGGGACGATCCTGCGCGGCGCCGAGTTCGCGCGCAGCGTCGACGTGCCGCTGCTCGGGGTCAACCTCGGGCACGTCGGCTTCCTCGCGGAGGCCGAGCGCGACGACCTCGGCGCCACCGTCGAGCACATCGCCCGCAACCAGTACGAGGTCGACGAGCGCATGACACTCGAGGTGACCGTGCGCCGCGGCGAGGAGATCGTCGCCTCGAGCTGGGCCCTCAACGAGATGAGCGTCGAGAAGGCGTCGCGCGAGCGGATGCTGCGCACGACGCTCGAGGTCGACGGCCGCCCGTTGTCGAGCTGGGGCTGCGACGGCATCATCGTCTCGACGCCGACCGGCTCGACCGCCTACGCCTTCTCCGCCGGCGGACCCGTGGTGTGGCCGCAGGTCGAGGCCATCCTCGTCGTCCCCAACTCCGCGCACGCCCTCTTCGCGCGCCCGCTCGTGCTCGGCCCCGACACCCACCTCGCGATCGAGATCGAGGAGGACAACGACGGCACCGGGGTCCTGTGGTGCGACGGCCGGCGGCATGTCGACCTCGCCCCGGGAGCGCGGGTCGAGGTGCGTCGCAGCGAGCGTCCCATCCGGTTCGCGCGCCTGTCGTCGGCCCCCTTCGCCGACCGGCTCGTGGCGAAGTTCCACCTCTCCGTCGAGGGATGGCGCGGCACCGGGAGCGCGACGCTCGACTGA
- a CDS encoding CTP synthase, which yields MVDTTKHIFVTGGVASSLGKGLTASSLGRLLRSRGLRVTMQKLDPYINVDPGTMNPFQHGEVFVTDDGAETDLDIGHYERFLDVNLVGQANVTTGQVYNNVIAKERRGEYLGDTVQVIPHITNEIVARMRALATGGPDAPDIIITEIGGTVGDIESLPFLEAARQVRHLIGRDNSFFLHVSLVPYLAPSGELKTKPTQHSVAALRQVGIQPDGLVLRADREIPEPIKRKISLMCDVEVEAVAACVDAPSIYDIPKVLHREGFDAYVVRRLGMPFRDVDWTEWDQLLQRVHDPEHDLEIALVGKYIDLPDAYLSVTEALRAGGFHHDAKVNLRWVASDECQTPAGAQKALGGVDAVLVPGGFGVRGIEGKLGALTWAREKQVPTLGICLGLQCMVIEYARSVVGNADASSTEFDADTEHPVIATMEEQKAFVEGAGDLGGTMRLGLYPAALREGSVVRETYGQAQVQERHRHRYEVNNRYRDDLEAAGLVFSGTSPDGTLVEFVELPRDVHPYYVSTQAHPEFLSRPNRAHPLFAGLVGAALERQRAGRLVEVERQRALQEQRAGGAGSPTADGSAGPDGAQPETVPAGVGGTTEAD from the coding sequence GTGGTGGACACGACGAAACACATCTTTGTGACCGGGGGCGTCGCCTCCTCGCTCGGCAAGGGCCTCACGGCATCCAGCCTCGGGCGGCTCCTGCGATCGCGTGGCCTCAGGGTCACCATGCAGAAGCTCGACCCCTACATCAACGTGGACCCGGGGACGATGAACCCGTTCCAGCACGGAGAGGTGTTCGTCACCGACGACGGGGCCGAGACCGACCTCGACATCGGTCACTACGAGCGCTTCCTCGACGTCAACCTCGTCGGCCAGGCCAACGTCACGACCGGCCAGGTCTACAACAACGTCATCGCCAAGGAGCGCCGCGGCGAGTACCTCGGTGACACCGTGCAGGTGATCCCGCACATCACCAACGAGATCGTCGCCCGCATGCGGGCGCTCGCGACGGGCGGCCCCGACGCGCCCGACATCATCATCACGGAGATCGGTGGCACCGTCGGCGACATCGAGTCGCTGCCCTTCCTCGAGGCGGCCCGCCAGGTGCGCCACCTCATCGGGCGCGACAACAGCTTCTTCCTCCACGTCTCGCTCGTGCCCTACCTCGCCCCGAGCGGCGAGCTGAAGACGAAGCCGACGCAGCACTCCGTCGCGGCCCTGCGCCAGGTCGGCATCCAGCCCGACGGGCTCGTGCTGCGCGCCGACCGCGAGATCCCCGAGCCCATCAAGCGCAAGATCTCGCTCATGTGCGACGTCGAGGTCGAGGCGGTCGCCGCCTGCGTCGACGCGCCGAGCATCTACGACATCCCCAAGGTGCTGCACCGCGAGGGCTTCGACGCGTACGTCGTGCGCCGCCTCGGGATGCCGTTCCGTGACGTCGACTGGACCGAGTGGGACCAGCTGCTGCAGCGCGTGCACGACCCCGAGCACGACCTCGAGATCGCGCTCGTCGGCAAGTACATCGACCTGCCCGACGCCTACCTCTCGGTGACCGAGGCCCTGCGCGCGGGTGGCTTCCACCACGACGCCAAGGTCAACCTGCGGTGGGTGGCGAGCGACGAGTGCCAGACCCCGGCCGGGGCGCAGAAGGCCCTCGGCGGTGTCGACGCCGTGCTCGTGCCCGGCGGCTTCGGCGTGCGCGGCATCGAGGGCAAACTCGGGGCGCTGACGTGGGCCCGTGAGAAGCAGGTACCGACCCTCGGCATCTGCCTCGGCCTGCAGTGCATGGTCATCGAGTACGCGCGCTCGGTGGTCGGCAACGCCGACGCGAGCTCGACCGAGTTCGACGCCGACACCGAGCACCCCGTCATCGCGACGATGGAGGAGCAGAAGGCGTTCGTCGAGGGCGCCGGTGACCTCGGCGGCACGATGCGCCTCGGCCTCTACCCGGCCGCCCTGCGCGAGGGCAGCGTCGTGCGCGAGACCTACGGCCAGGCCCAGGTGCAGGAGCGCCACCGCCACCGCTACGAGGTCAACAACCGCTACCGCGACGACCTCGAGGCCGCCGGTCTCGTCTTCTCCGGCACCTCGCCCGACGGCACCCTCGTCGAGTTCGTCGAGCTGCCCCGCGACGTGCACCCGTACTACGTCTCGACCCAGGCGCACCCCGAGTTCCTCTCGCGCCCCAACCGCGCCCACCCGCTCTTCGCCGGCCTCGTCGGCGCCGCCCTCGAGCGCCAGCGGGCGGGACGCCTCGTCGAGGTCGAGCGCCAGCGCGCCCTGCAGGAGCAGCGCGCGGGGGGTGCAGGATCGCCGACCGCCGACGGGTCCGCCGGACCCGACGGTGCTCAGCCGGAGACGGTGCCGGCGGGCGTCGGCGGCACGACCGAGGCAGACTGA